In the genome of Montipora foliosa isolate CH-2021 chromosome 3, ASM3666993v2, whole genome shotgun sequence, one region contains:
- the LOC137995684 gene encoding uncharacterized protein — protein MGQSLNDKIYTGPDLLSSLFGVFLRFCEGRIAMAADVKEMYHMLRLPDRDKPALRFLWRNSLIEEPSVYQFERTVFGEVSAPSRANYTMRRNADENGEDLPLGVKAVYQHFYMDDGLPSTDSCEEAIEMRKHMTELLRRGGFRLHKWLTNDPDVLATIPEQDRSPRFLELSEDKLPTDRTLGVIWDAQEDMLQFTGLKDDPGTTKRKILSQAFSVWDPRGLLLPFSIRSKIILQNLNRMKYGWDDELKEADLREWREWRNEAEKLDEVRIPRALIQEQKPVRETALHVFCDASQNAYGACAYLRREFIDDTVECSLIAGKGRVAPLKSQSICRLELMGALVAVRLTQTLVEEMVTKIEKITFWSDSTTVLHWIRQTSSTYKAFVGNRVSEIHTIMSSLEATLGAGAVSWRYVPTEANPADDITRGLSPTELGAGFRYISGPKFLYESAELWPENKVKAPCENDDIKEKKKERWAGASQENKVLLGWKKYSSLTNLRRVTAYVMRFANNVRAKKEVRLLGALTSNELRAAQNHLVKRAQVESFGEEIQRLKIGEEIHKKSRIKSLDPRLEDGFLVVASVEGCREHNAYLTEHDIPK, from the coding sequence ATGGGACAAAGTTTGAACGATAAGATCTACACAGGACCAGATCTTCTGTCCTCTCTGTTTGGAGTTTTCCTCAGGTTTTGCGAAGGAAGAATTGCAATGGCCGCTgatgtgaaagaaatgtaccataTGCTCCGTCTCCCTGATCGTGATAAGCCAGCATTGAGATTCTTATGGAGAAACTCTCTGATAGAAGAACCAAGCGTGTACCAGTTCGAGAGAACAGTGTTTGGAGAAGTGTCTGCGCCATCCAGAGCGAACTACACTATGAGGCGAAATGCTGATGAGAATGGGGAAGATTTACCTTTGGGTGTGAAAGCCGTCTACCAGCACTTTTACATGGATGATGGTCTACCGTCAACAGATTCTTGCGAGGAAGCTATTGAAATGAGGAAGCATATGACAGAGTTGCTGCGTCGTGGAGGTTTCCGCCTACACAAGTGGCTGACAAATGACCCAGATGTCTTGGCAACTATCCCGGAGCAGGATAGATCTCCACGATTCCTCGAACTGAGTGAAGATAAGTTACCAACAGACAGAACTTTGGGCGTCATTTGGGATGCCCAAGAAGATATGCTCCAGTTTACGGGACTGAAGGATGATCCAGGTACGACGAAGAGGAAGATCTTGAGTCAAGCATTCTCTGTTTGGGATCCGCGAGGACTTCTCCTCCCATTCtcaatcagaagtaaaatcaTCCTGCAGAATCTAAATCGTATGAAGTACGGATGGGATGACGAGTTGAAAGAAGCTGATCTTCGAGAGTGGCGTGAATGGCGCAATGAAGCAGAAAAGCTTGATGAAGTGAGAATTCCGAGAGCTCTTATCCAAGAACAGAAACCTGTGCGAGAGACTGCACTTCATGTGTTTTGCGACGCTAGCCAGAATGCTTATGGCGCGTGTGCCTACCTAAGAAGAGAATTTATAGATGACACAGTAGAGTGTAGTCTTATAGCGGGAAAAGGCCGTGTTGCTCCATTAAAGTCACAGTCTATCTGCCGATTGGAGCTCATGGGAGCTTTAGTTGCTGTGCGGTTAACTCAAACACTGGTAGAAGAAATGGTTACAAAGATAGAGAAGATAACTTTCTGGAGTGATTCTACCACAGTCCTACATTGGATCCGCCAAACGAGCTCCACTTACAAAGCATTCGTCGGTAACCGGGTGTCTGAGATCCACACAATCATGAGCAGTCTGGAGGCCACACTAGGGGCGGGCGCTGTGAGTTGGAGATATGTGCCGACAGAGGCTAACCCTGCAGATGACATCACCCGGGGACTAAGTCCTACGGAACTTGGTGCGGGCTTTCGCTATATTAGTGGACCCAAGTTCCTTTATGAATCAGCAGAGCTCTGGCCagaaaataaagtcaaagcGCCCTGCGAGAACGATGacatcaaagaaaagaagaaggaaaGATGGGCTGGAGCATCTCAGGAAAACAAGGTCCTGTTAGGGTGGAAGAAGTATTCGTCACTGACCAATCTAAGAAGAGTTACAGCTTATGTGATGCGATTTGCAAACAATGTAAGAGCTAAGAAGGAAGTACGTCTACTGGGAGCACTTACGTCGAACGAATTGAGAgctgctcagaatcatcttgtgaAGAGGGCGCAAGTTGAATCATTCGGCGAGGAGATACAGCGTCTGAAGATAGGTGAGGAGATCCACAAGAAGAGTAGAATTAAATCTCTTGACCCAAGGTTGGAAGATGGGTTCTTGGTTGTCGCATCGGTGGAAGGCTGCAGAGAGCACAATGCCTACCTTACAGAACACGACATCCCAAAGTAA
- the LOC137997367 gene encoding uncharacterized protein — translation MSASNREEGETPRLFTPSESTTSSNRSVLRKKLRAEKLALELKIAEQTFANEIECLRAEQQKRAKLLELQKKAEESRVEYEFEDAIAQEEGMSNKGDIDEELNKLPSDSVNDRVSRLDLEITENNVVEKPHMEEVKFTKPEVVTEVSSEPRKKETCESFVAKGEAELKTSATGDPSVQTSKIDLLFEKMLPAFVKIVKPNVQKFNGNPLEYSKFKAAFNVEVDKKEVYDATEKLKFLLDSVDGSAKSCLAKFMPGSDKYEEAWTALQERFGRVDTVVSAAKKRIDQFPTIVKENSVQIRQYQEIVSELIGIFKEHNFLQELSSQVPEATVSKLPTRLCGRWAEFVEGKPKLSTWDSFANWLEKEAKISESKQRWMPEKREWKRSDTSKVDRRKPADKSQPGLFAGATGEYLRASYGTKCPIHQSTNHTLQECKRFQGMLTSEKEKVVEEHKLCLCCLLPGHRLRKCRSKNRCKIENCDMRHHTLVHEVDLRFIERAKAKRESEQVPEVERNPAPVSLEGRDSSPRQAVEPLEEYQQSAYTGCETGGLALVEVLPIVVFGETGKRQVMALRDSGCNTTLIDESLALSLGLQGKEVDLEIQGVNAQKVFASQHIKKCHVARVGKEEVKYSLRDVKTIPSLNGPDQKLKWSTIKHEYQHLKNLDLRDTDTGPVQLIIGTNNSDLILPTQILKPSGQPELDRVPYAVETPLGWAVTNWLPGERRVASPYNGFKVYERSSVENEELKQLVMAQSEIETLGVVKLADPTRSIEDKRALSLMEKTTFKSVNEDAYVSGLLWRDEEPSLPNNYGMAKRRLQSLEKKFESCPEIRERYAKSIQDDIEKGYVKKLK, via the exons ATGAGTGCCTCAAACAGAGAAGAAGGCGAAACACCTCGACTGTTCACGCCAAGTGAGTCTACTACTTCAAGTAACCGTTCCGTTTTGAGAAAGAAATTGCGAGCTGAGAAGTTAGCATTGGAACTAAAAATAGCCGAGCAAACGTTCGCAAATGAGATCGAGTGTCTGCGAGCCGAACAACAAAAGcgtgcaaagctcttggaacttcaaaagaaagctGAAGAATCAAGAGTGGAATATGAGTTCGAAGATGCCATCGCCCAGGAAGAAGGTATGTCAAATAAAGGTGATATTGATGAAGAGTTAAATAAATTACCTTCAGACAGTGTGAACGATCGGGTCTCGCGCTTAGACCTGGAAATTACTGAAAACAATGTTGTTGAAAAACCTCACATGGAGGAAGTTAAATTCACCAAACCAGAGGTCGTAACAGAGGTTTCTAGTGAGCCCCGTAAAAAAGAGACATGTGAATCTTTTGTTGCTAAAGGTGAAGCTGAGTTGAAAACCTCTGCCACTGGAGACCCTAGTGTGCAAACGTCAAAGATAGATCTGTTGTTTGAGAAAATGCTGCCAGCCTTTGTGAAAATCGTTAAACCAAACGTGCAGAAGTTCAATGGAAATCCACTAGAGTACTCAAAATTCAAAGCAGCATTTAATGTTGAAGTGGATAAAAAGGAAGTTTATGATGCAACAGAGAAGCTTAAATTTCTGTTAGATTCTGTGGATGGAAGTGCAAAATCATGTCTAGCGAAATTCATGCCAGGTTCAGATAAATACGAGGAGGCATGGACTGCGCTCCAGGAGCGTTTTGGTCGTGTAGACACAGTGGTATCAGCTGCGAAGAAACGTATAGATCAGTTTCCGACCATAGTGAAAGAAAATAGTGTGCAGATCCGGCAGTATCAAGAAATAGTTTCTGAATTGATAGGcattttcaaagagcataacTTTCTTCAGGAGCTTAGCTCGCAAGTCCCTGAAGCAACTGTGTCTAAACTTCCTACACGCCTTTGCGGCAGATGGGCCGAGTTTGTTGAAGGAAAACCGAAATTGTCAACCTGGGATTCATTTGCAAATTGGCTAGAGAAAGAGGCAAAAATTAGTGAGTCCAAGCAGCGGTGGATGCCAGAGAAGAGAGAGTGGAAGCGTTCAGATACATCTAAAGTTGATAGGCGTAAGCCAGCTGACAAATCCCAACCTGGGCTGTTTGCAGGAGCCACGGGAGAATATTTACGCGCCA GCTA TGGAACAAAGTGCCCAATTCACCAGTCCACTAATCACACTTTGCAAGagtgcaaacgttttcagggaATGTTGACTAGCGAGAAGGAGAAAGTTGTCGAGGAACACAAACTATGCTTATGTTGTCTATTACCCGGTCATCGTCTGCGTAAATGTCGTAGTAAGAATAGATGCAAAATTGAAAACTGTGACATGCGTCATCATACCCTTGTACATGAAGTCGACTTGAGATTTATTGAACGGGCAAAAGCGAAACGTGAATCAGAACAAGTGCCAGAAGTTGAGAGAAACCCAGCTCCTGTCTCCCTGGAAGGTAGAGACTCATCACCACGTCAGGCTGTGGAGCCTCTTGAGGAGTATCAACAATCAGCGTACACAGGTTGTGAGACTGGTGGTCTTGCTTTGGTTGAAGTACTTCCCATAGTTGTCTTTGGAGAAACAGGAAAACGGCAGGTGATGGCATTGCGTGACTCAGGCTGTAACACAACGCTTATAGATGAAAGCTTAGCGCTCTCACTTGGGCTTCAAGGCAAAGAGGTAGATCTCGAAATTCAAGGAGTAAATGCGCAGAAGGTGTTTGCTTCCCAGCACATCAAGAAATGCCATGTCGCACGAGTCGGAAAAGAGGAAGTCAAGTACTCCTTGCGAGATGTGAAGACAATTCCTAGCCTGAATGGTCCGGATCAGAAGTTGAAGTGGTCAACAATCAAGCATGAGTATCAACATCTGAAGAACTTAGACTTGCGTGACACTGACACGGGTCCAGTGCAACTCATAATTGGAACTAACAACTCTGACTTGATTCTACCAACACAAATTCTGAAACCCTCAGGTCAACCGGAACTTGACAGGGTACCTTATGCTGTTGAGACCCCACTTGGATGGGCGGTGACTAATTGGTTACCTGGTGAGCGAAGAGTAGCATCTCCATACAATGGGTTCAAAGTGTATGAAAGAAGTTCAGTTGAAAATGAGGAGCTGAAGCAGCTGGTCATGGCTCAGTCAGAGATAGAGACCTTGGGCGTGGTCAAGCTAGCTGATCCAACCCGTTCGATTGAGGACAAGCGAGCATTGTCACTGATGGAAAAGACAACCTTTAAGAGTGTGAATGAAGATGCGTATGTGTCAGGTCTACTGTGGAGAGATGAGGAACCATCTCTGCCCAACAATTACGGAATGGCAAAGAGGAGGCTACAATCCCTAGAGAAGAAGTTTGAGAGCTGTCCCGAGATCAGAGAGAGATATGCAAAGTCAATCCAGGATGACATTGAGAAGGGCTATGTGAAGAAACTGAAGTGA
- the LOC137995681 gene encoding uncharacterized protein, with the protein MVFRNTGVDFFGPMLVKERRSEVKVYGCLFTCMSTRACHLELVDDLSTDHFIMALKRFIARHGRPQSIHSDNGTNFVGANNELRKCIKQLDEERIQNFCAPKEIEWKFQPPSAPHFGGAWERLVQYTKKTLRAILADRAVSKEVLRTALVEAEGILNSRPITHVSNDAGDIEALTPNHFLLLRANPSYEDAEVSDREINSTKMWRQSQALANFFWRRFTKEYLSSLTERKKWKEKKQNLKEGDVVLVAEPNQHGRWAESCLLILGRMG; encoded by the coding sequence ATGGTGTTCAGGAACACTGGAGTTGACTTTTTTGGACCTATGTTAGTAAAGGAAAGACGCAGTGAAGTTAAAGTATACGGGTGCTTGTTCACTTGCATGAGTACTAGAGCGTGCCACCTTGAACTTGTGGATGATCTTTCAACAGATCATTTCATCATGGCATTGAAAAGGTTCATTGCGCGACATGGACGACCGCAGAGCATCCACAGCGATAATGGAACGAACTTTGTTGGTGCAAATAATGAGTTGCGGAAATGCATCAAACAATTGGATGAAGAGAGGATACAAAACTTCTGTGCTCCTAAGGAAATCGAGTGGAAATTTCAGCCGCCAAGTGCCCCGCACTTTGGAGGTGCATGGGAGAGGCTAGTACAGTACACCAAGAAGACGCTGAGGGCAATTCTTGCGGATAGGGCTGTTTCCAAAGAAGTGTTGAGAACCGCACTAGTCGAAGCAGAAGGAATACTAAACAGTCGACCGATTACTCATGTGTCCAATGATGCAGGGGACATTGAAGCGTTAACCCCAAACCATTTCTTGTTGTTGCGGGCAAATCCGAGTTATGAAGATGCTGAAGTTAGTGACAGAGAGATTAATTCGACAAAGATGTGGCGACAGTCCCAAGCGCTAGCTAATTTCTTCTGGAGACGTTTTACCAAAGAGTACCTTTCTAGCCTGACAGAGAGGAAGAAGTGGAAAGAGAAGAAACAGAACCTCAAAGAAGGAGATGTTGTCCTAGTTGCTGAGCCAAATCAGCATGGCCGTTGGGCAGAATCGTGTCTACTCATCCTGGGCAGGATGGGTTAG
- the LOC137997366 gene encoding uncharacterized protein, with protein MILHAKYAARTDRRLVIQSPDTDVLILSVSHFRSLGCPELWFRTGLKDRQRMIPVHDIAHALGEKLCRSLPGFHAITGCDSTSVLAGIGKKKAWNSFCRSTDHQDSVSHLGEEQELNVTTAGKCEAFVCSLYTTSKKASTVDELRYFMFCQKKQKNEMLPPTSDCLLQHLKRSNYQAFVWRHALEAMQDLESPESHGWVRDEKHLLPLLMTKAPAPESLLELTTCKCKTS; from the coding sequence ATGATATTGCATGCCAAGTACGCAGCAAGAACAGATAGACGACTTGTTATCCAGTCGCCGGATACTGATGTCCTTATCCTAAGCGTTAGCCACTTTAGAAGTTTGGGATGTCCAGAATTGTGGTTTCGCACCGGATTGAAGGACCGACAACGAATGATTCCAGTGCATGACATCGCCCATGCTTTGGGTGAAAAGCTTTGTAGATCTCTTCCTGGATTCCATGCAATCACGGGCTGTGATTCGACCAGCGTTTTGGCGGGTATCGGGAAGAAGAAGGCTTGGAATAGTTTTTGTCGTAGTACTGACCACCAGGATAGCGTGTCTCATCTCGGAGAGGAACAAGAATTGAACGTAACCACAGCCGGCAAATGCGAAGCCTTTGTTTGCAGTCTATATACGACATCCAAAAAGGCAAGCACCGTAGATGAGCTGCGTTACTTCATGTTCTGCCAGAAAAAGCAGAAAAACGAAATGCTTCCACCGACGTCTGATTGTCTACTTCAACATCTAAAGCGATCAAACTACCAGGCCTTCGTCTGGAGGCATGCTCTTGAAGCGATGCAAGATCTTGAGTCACCAGAGAGTCATGGATGGGTGAGGGATGAAAAGCATCTTTTACCATTGCTAATGACAAAAGCACCGGCCCCGGAAAGTCTCCTCGAACTGACGACGTGTAAGTGCAAGACGTCTTAA